In Candidatus Cloacimonadota bacterium, the genomic window ACCCTTTTCATATTCTGGATAGAGAAAAAATTTTCATTGAGAGGTTTGTTAAACTCCATTTTTTCATATTCCAAGATTGTTTTATTTCCTTTTTTGAGAACCGGAATCATTACTAATTTGCCGGGTAATTTTCTATCTCCCATTTGCTGAATATTCGAACATAATTCACGATTTACCAGATTTTCATACTCATCAAAATATTCGATTTTCAATTGATAAAATTCCGTTTTGGAAATCCACATAACAATTTTTCCCCAGACAACAGCGGCGGTTTCTTTCGGTTCAAATTTTATCTTGTAGCAAGCCATACTATCAATTTCTTCCGAACCAATAAGGGAATGATTGTAATCTTTCACAAAGGAAGAAAGTTTGATCAGATCGTTATTGGTGAAATCCGAACCCATCCAAGATTGCATCATCATCGAGGGAGGAATTTTTACCATACGGCTGATTGTGGGAATCCAGTTCCACATCTCCTCCTCTCTTTTGAGAAAAACCTGTCCCCTGTCTCGAGCGGGTGAGGAAATGTAAATCATATAATACTCCATGCCTTTTGACCAGATTTTCATGCTAATTTCCCGCGACCAAGTAGGACGAATGATTGTCATGTTAAGAGTTCCCTGTGAAGTGTTTCCCTGAACTTTGTTAATCGCATTCTCGACGATTTGCAAAGCGGTTAATTTCTCTTGGGCAGTCAGTTTTATTTGGAAAGCGATAACAAAAGTGATTATTAGAATTACAGATAATATTTTTATTGTTTTCATTCTTGCACCATACTTTTTTTTATTTTTACTAATTTAATAGTAAAATTTATTTTGTAGGGAATGTAGATCAAAATTAAAAAAGCAACTAATTTCCCTCCGGTTTTTTTTCATAAAGAATAAATTTAAAAGCAATCCTGTTGAAAATATTAGGTTAATCCGCCAGCTGGCGGATTGACTCAAGATTTTTTTTAGGTATATTGGCTACTTAGAGTCTGTCCGTGAACTCTGAAACCTTGCGGATGGTTGAAAACCTCCGCAATGGTTGAAATTGTAAACGACCACCATTGCGGAGGTTGCGGATAACAAATCCCGTTGAAAAGCAACCATCCGCAAGGTGATTAAAAAGGCTACTTTACGGATGCACACTACTTATGCTTTAATTTTTTCTTGGCTTCCTTGATCAACTCTTTTTTGTTTTTTTCAAATTCCTTTTTGGTTCCATCAATTATGTCTTTTTTTACATCCTTAACGACTTCGTTGCTACTCTCTTTAATTTTCTCGAGTTTTTCAGTGCTATGCTTAATTAGTTCTTCTTTTGTAAGAGGAATCTTCTGACCTGTGAAATACAAATAACCAACATAAATCAAAACAATGACAATGATTACTAAGAAAATCTTCCAGATTTTTTTGGCGATTGCCACTACGACCACAATCAACAATGCACCCGCTATTACCCAAAGAATCGGGTTTGAATTCATTTTTGCTAATATGGTTTCCATTTCGTCTCCTGATAGTTTGTTAAAATTATAAATATTGTAATGTTTTTTTGTTTTTCACATCGCCGTAAAGTTCAATATATGGCTTAATAGGACTTGATGCAATTTTCGGATATAAAACCTCTTCAATCTGAAAAAACCCCACAGATTGGCTCATTTCTACCGTGATTTTGATTGGCTTTTTGTCCCCTTGTGAAATTCTGACGTGGTCAATCGAGTTTGCGGAATATTTATGAATATCACCAATTCTG contains:
- a CDS encoding outer membrane lipoprotein-sorting protein, coding for MKTIKILSVILIITFVIAFQIKLTAQEKLTALQIVENAINKVQGNTSQGTLNMTIIRPTWSREISMKIWSKGMEYYMIYISSPARDRGQVFLKREEEMWNWIPTISRMVKIPPSMMMQSWMGSDFTNNDLIKLSSFVKDYNHSLIGSEEIDSMACYKIKFEPKETAAVVWGKIVMWISKTEFYQLKIEYFDEYENLVNRELCSNIQQMGDRKLPGKLVMIPVLKKGNKTILEYEKMEFNKPLNENFFSIQNMKRV